AGTAGTACAATTTCTTGCATGGAAAACATACCATTTGGATGGAGGAATTGACCAGTAAAGTAGGATGAACACTCGTTGCTTGCAAGAAACACATAAGATGGTGCGACTTCAAAAGGTTGTCCTGCTCTATCCATAGGCACATCTGAACCAAAAGTGACAACCGTTTCTACAGGATATGAAGCTACTTGTAGGGGAGTCCAGATGGGGCCTGGTGCTACCCCGTTCACTCGAATTCCTCGTTTGATTAGTTGGAGTGCGAGGCTTCTAGTGAAGGTCACAATGGCTCCTTTTGTGGCGCTGTAGTCAACAAGATTGGGTTCGCCTTCGTATGCCAACACTGAGGCTGTGTTTATGATGCAACTTCCTTCTTTCATGTGCTTTATGGCATGCCTGCACAATAAGGAAAATAATTGTATTATATACTTGGTTTATTTGCTTCATTTAGGTCCACTCTTTCTCCCATACTTAGCTATGAAAATGTAGGCGAAAATATTGATTTCAAATGTCATCCTAAGCTGCTCTTCTGTGATATCTTCAATATTCTCCTTATAGTATTGTACACCTGCATTATTCACTAGGAC
This Spinacia oleracea cultivar Varoflay chromosome 6, BTI_SOV_V1, whole genome shotgun sequence DNA region includes the following protein-coding sequences:
- the LOC110784359 gene encoding glucose and ribitol dehydrogenase isoform X1, whose protein sequence is MASEDQKFPPQTQKTQPGKQYLMHPLPISVNPIYKPSDKLFGKVALVTGGDSGIGRAVCYYFALEGATVAFTYVKGAEDKDAEDALTLIRKAAKESNAGEPVAIPANLQGEEKCKEVVDKVVSHFGPIDVLVNNAGVQYYKENIEDITEEQLRMTFEINIFAYIFIAKHAIKHMKEGSCIINTASVLAYEGEPNLVDYSATKGAIVTFTRSLALQLIKRGIRVNGVAPGPIWTPLQVASYPVETVVTFGSDVPMDRAGQPFEVAPSYVFLASNECSSYFTGQFLHPNGMFSMQEIVLLTTGYPVTKGQ
- the LOC110784359 gene encoding glucose and ribitol dehydrogenase isoform X2 — its product is MASEDQKFPPQTQKTQPGKQYLMHPLPISVNPIYKPSDKLFGKVALVTGGDSGIGRAVCYYFALEGATVAFTYVKGAEDKDAEDALTLIRKAAKESNAGEPVAIPANLQGEEKCKEVVDKVVSHFGPIDVLVNNAGVQYYKENIEDITEEQLRMTFEINIFAYIFIAKHAIKHMKEGSCIINTASVLAYEGEPNLVDYSATKGAIVTFTRSLALQLIKRGIRVNGVAPGPIWTPLQVASYPVETVVTFGSDVPMDRAGQPFEVAPSYVFLASNECSSYFTGQFLHPNGGIIVNA